CGGCAGTCTTGTGGCCGCCTTGAGCCAGTTGCAGCGCTGCGCGCATGCCTGCCCCGCCGCCACCGATGATGATGGCGTCGAAGGAAATGGTTGGAATGTTAGCCATGAATCAGATACCCCAGAGAATCTGCACACCCCAGACGAAGTAAGCGAACATTGCTACGCCGCATACCGCCTGGAACAGGAAACGAATTGCAGTCGCCGACTTGCCGAACGACATCGGCGTCAGGTAGTCGGTGGCAATGGTCCACATGCCGACCCAGGCGTGGGCGCCCAGGGCAACGAGGGCCAGCAGACTGAAGATACGCATCGCGTTGTTGGAGAACAGACCGTGCCACTGGGCGTAATCGATGCCCGGGTGCGCGGCGAGGTAGCCGATCAGGAAAATGAAGTAAGCCGCGAGAACGACCGCCGAGACGCGCTGCGCCATCCAGTCGTAGAGGCCCGAACGCGAGAGGTTCGTGACGTTAGTTACCATACCCAAACTCCTGCCAGAACGATCAGCACCACGGAGATGACGATCACGATTTTCGAGCCCAGCTTGCCGCCTTCCAGCGTCTCACCGATGCCCATGTCCATGATCAGGTGGCGCACACCTGCCACGAGGTGATACAGCAGGCCGGACAGCAGGCCCCAGGTCACCAGTTTGGCCAGCGGACTGGTCAGACACGCCTTCACCTCGGCAAAGCCTTCCTCGCTACCCAGCGATTTGCCCAATGCGTACAGCATGATGGCAAGGCCGAGGAACAGGATGACGCCGGAGATACGGTGAAGAATGGACGTGTACGCGGTGATCGGGAGTTTGATGGTCCTTAGGTCTAGGTTTACAGGTCGTTGGCTTTTCACGGCTTTTTTCACACTGAAGAGCCCCTAGCTAACAGGGCAAAGTTGTTGGTAAGTGTACTGGTCAGGTACCCACCACCCA
This genomic stretch from Pseudomonas entomophila L48 harbors:
- the sdhC gene encoding succinate dehydrogenase, cytochrome b556 subunit; translation: MKKAVKSQRPVNLDLRTIKLPITAYTSILHRISGVILFLGLAIMLYALGKSLGSEEGFAEVKACLTSPLAKLVTWGLLSGLLYHLVAGVRHLIMDMGIGETLEGGKLGSKIVIVISVVLIVLAGVWVW
- the sdhD gene encoding succinate dehydrogenase, hydrophobic membrane anchor protein; its protein translation is MVTNVTNLSRSGLYDWMAQRVSAVVLAAYFIFLIGYLAAHPGIDYAQWHGLFSNNAMRIFSLLALVALGAHAWVGMWTIATDYLTPMSFGKSATAIRFLFQAVCGVAMFAYFVWGVQILWGI